The DNA sequence GGGATAGAATACATGGAAAAGGCTTTGAAATAGCTTTGAAATGTAAAGATCCCAGCATGGCTGTAacttttataattgaaaataagCTTACTTAGGGGACATTGTTCCTTTATTCTTCATCTCATTTTTTGACTGGTCTCTGTGCAATATGGTAGGGTTGATGTTCTGTAAAATGACTCTTGTTATAAACATAGGAGGATGCGGGAACAAGCTCTAAattgaaaaagagggaaaatagtCCATCTCTATAAATTATGTTCTGTTTCTATGATGGGATATTATGTAGCCATCACAACTCATAGTTTACCTCTGGGTGGCAGGATAATGggttatttttgttgtatttatacTTCTCGGTGTAATCCACATTTTTTCTGAGATTACTTTTGGAGTTAGGGACACACATCAGCAGGtgctgttaaaaaaaaggaaagctctcagtctttGAGGTATGGGATGCGGCTGAACCACAGGGCCTTCTGAAATGTCTTCCTTTGGATCTGTGTTGATCCAGGTGAGCTGTCGGGGAGAAATGTGGAAGCAGGTCAAGAGATGTTCTGCTCAGGTTTCCAGACGTGTGCCCGGGAGGTGCTTCAGTACCTGGCCAAGCATGAGAACACTCGGGACCTGAAGTCTTCACAGCTTGTCACCCACCTTCACCGTGTGGTCTCAGAGCTGCTACAGGGTGGTACCTCCAGGAAGCCGTCGGACCCAGCTCCCAAAGCCATGGACTTCAAGGAGAAACCCAGCTCCCTAGCCAAAGGCTCCGAAGGCCCTGGGAAAAACTGTGTGCCGGTCATCCAGCGGACTTTTGCTCACTCGAGTGGGGAGCAGAGTGGCAGTGACACGGACACAGACAGTGGCTACGGAGGAGAGTCCGAGAAGAGTGACTTACGCGGTGAGCAGCCGTACTTCAAAAGTGATCACGGACGTAGGTTCACCATGGGAGAAAGGATCGGTGTTATTAAGCAAGAATCTGAAGAACCACCAACGAAAAAGAGCAGAATGCAGCTGTCAGATGATGAAGGCCATTTCACTGGCAGTGACCTGATCAGCTCCCCGTTCCTGGGCCCGCACCCACACCAACCTcccttctgtctgcccttctATCTGATCCCGCCGTCCGCAACCGCCTACTTACCCATGCTGGAGAAGTGCTGGTATCCCACCTCCGTCCCAGTGTTGTACCCAGGCCTCAACGCCTCTGCTGCAGCCCTCACCAGCTTCATGAACCCAGACAAGATCTCAGCCCCCTTGCTCATGCCCCAGAGACTCCCTTCTCCCTTGCCAGCCCATCCAGCCATCGACTCTTCTGCCCTGCTCCAGGCTTTGAAGCAGATCCCCCCTTTAAACTTAGAAACCAAAGACTAAGGGACCCTGCCACtctgctctctttcctccctATTTCACCCCCCCCAAAGTGTGACTGCAGCAAGATTGTTCTAGTGTGTATGCTGAGATAATCTGAGGCATGGAGAGAAaatttggggtgcatgtgtgtgcacatgcacgcatgtGCATTGGTGGGTTGGTATAGAACATTAAAGCTCCTTTTGGCATAGGGAAGATATGAAGGATTGCCTGACATCAGGAGATATAGGGGGGGTTGTAGCAGACCTCTGGACTTTCCCCCACCCAGAAAATAGCCCCCTCCGATAACATACAAATCAGCTGGATATTCAaaagcttcagactcttggtCTGTGAGTCAGTCTTCATTTTGGGAGCCGGGTCTGTGGCTTTGAGAAAAAGGTACTTTCAAAAGAGGGCTTTCCAGAGCGCAGTTCCCAGCCAGCTCTTATGACCCCACCCTTCTCCCTTTTATTGTTGCCGTGACTCACCAAATGAGGAGAGGGCAGCCACACTGAGCTTTCTGCTAAGCGGTGAGGTAGCAGACACTGGCATAGCACGGTAGTGGTTTGGGGAGATTTCTACaggtctgccccccacccctgcctctgatGAATAAAGAGAATGTAGTTCCCTACTCAGGCTTTCGCAGTGATTAGCTTAATAAGGAACTGAAAAGGGCCCCCTGATAAAGCTGAGCTGCCAGGGAATGAGGGAGGAGTCCCTGGGGCCTCTGGCACCTGTTTCTAGGTCTCACCTAGAAAACAATCTCGCTGTCTGGAGAACCAAAGCAGGGTCTGAGAGACGCAGGTGCCTAAGTTCCAGTACCCCCAAAATGCATAAAGCCAAGTAACAAACTGCTACCTTCAACAAGCAGAGCTAGATTCGGGTTTCAGTTCTATCCTTAAAACTGCTTTTCACCAAGCTTAGCTTAAAGGCCTAACCAGCTCTCGGCACAGCAAGATCCTTTCTGCAGGCTAATTCCCCTCACTGACGGCATAGGGAGCGTCCTTATTGCTAAaaaggattctgtctccttcaaagaagttttatttttggtCCAGAGTACTTGTTTTCTGACTTGTCCAGCTAGCCCTGCACCAGCTTTTCAAAATGCACTATGCTTGATCGCCGATCgtgttttaactttttcttttcctgtttttattttggtataaagtCATTGCCTTTATTTGTAAaactgttataaatatatattatataaatatattgaaaggaaaatgtttcagatgtttatttgtataattaCTTGATCtacaaagtgagaaaaatgaatGTATCCCTGTTTTTGAagagaagaataatttttttctctagggAGAGGTACAGTGTTTATATTTTGGAACCTTCCTGAAGGTgtgaaattgtaaatatttttatctatgaGTCAATGTTAAgtagttgttttaaaatacttaataaaataatccTTTTCCTGTGGAAGAGAAAGATGGTcttttgcatctttaaaaatagCTCAGTCGTGTGATATGGctgtctcctgccctcccctttTGGCTGTAGGCAACAACTACTTAATCTTGGCATCATTTCATTCAGCTTTTAATATGCCTCGTATTCAATCAGACAGAATAAACTTGGTCAATTTCGtaggtaaatatttaatttgttttttttaactaaccCTTGTTAGAGGTTCATAGTCACCCTGTGCCTCCTTTCAGagttaagcaaaaaaaaaagtacattgtcccccaccccagcctgttTTTGACACGGTCCTTAAGAACTTGACAGAAAATCAAAATGTGGGATGGTTGGGCCTTAGGGTCTGGAGAGCTTGCTGgagggggaggcacagggagaaaaGATTTAATGGATTATTATGCAATAATAATTGGTGCTGGGGATAGTACCTCTGCCAAGCCAGTCTAACTTTTTTGAGTCTAGCAATGTCTAATGGATTTGCCATATCCTGCCTTATTGCTGCTGAAGGCAACATTCCATAATTATGTTCTACATCCTTCCTGGACTTCCTCTCATTGGGTGTGTTTGTGCGTGAATGAATATCGGTGTTCCTTAGTCAAGCGctcttatgagaaaaaaaaaaaaaaattccacggGAAAAGAAGTGGGAAATGACCCGGTCGAGTATTTttgcttctccccttctccctctaaGGGATGTCCTGACGGCCAGTGCCTGGTTTGCCATGCTTCAGATCCCCAAGCACAGGAGTCTTCTAGAACCCTCTGGGTGTCTGGAGCCTAAGTGGGGAACGTGCCCCCAGGGAGTTCTCAGCCAGGTCAAGGCACCATCTGCCCGGCAGGACTTTGCTTCCCTGCCATCTGATGAGCCAGCAGGCAAGAGTGAGAGTTGTCTGGCTGTGTGAGATGCAGAATGCAGGCTGTAAAAAACACAGTCCTCCCCAGGCAGCATGGTGTCACGGAAGGAGCCCTGCACAAGGCATCCAGAGATGAGCTGGTGGCCCATCATCTCCCTTCCATGCCTATTCTTGATTAGGTAAAATAAGGACCCTGAGCCCTTCTCACATGTTCTACAGCAAGACGGATGGCAAATTCTGGAAATCCCGCTTTCTCCTAACTCTTTAGGGCCTGGGCCTCCAGCTCTCCTACCTGCTAAACCCCTGAAATGCCTCCATGAATTGCTAGGCTTTTCTGGCTAGACTTCTTTGGTAAAAACCCAAACAAGTCAAGTTTATTCTGGAGATGGAACATGGGGTTGACACCAGGGCCAAGCTCGTTTtgcatgcctctctctctttccggGGCCATAACTCAAGGAGTAGCTGTGGGGACTGAAGGAAGTGGTTGGAGCAACCTCAACTAAGAAAGGGTTTGAGGCTTCAGACACATCCTCAGCCCAGAATCCCCACCCCCCACGAGCCTGCCCTGTCGCACACCCCTAAAAGTAGCAgctgtccctctgccccctttGCCCTTGCCTTGCCTTCTAGCCCAGTTGCAACAGGTTCCAAGTAGCTCAGAGGGAGATGCGAGGAGAGGCTTCCACCCCAGTCCTTTGCCCATTGGGTACAAAGAGGGCCTCTGTTTAAAAGGGGTGTGAGTGTGAGCGGGTGAAGTGCTGGGCTCCGAGGCGGCCGGAGAGAGGTGGCGAGAGGCAGGGGAGCCCAGGCCTGGGATCTGGCCGCCTTCAGACAGGGCGTGACCCTCCGGGCCTGCCGGGATGGTCTCACCCAGCGCTGACCTGCCTCGCCTGTTGACACAACGTCACGTTTCCGACTGCAGCCCTTTCATGTGCGGCCCGCGGCTAAATGCGGCTGCCGGTTCCTGGAAGCAGACGTGCCTGGCACCGCGTCAGCAGAAACCTGATCCCCGGGGAAG is a window from the Leopardus geoffroyi isolate Oge1 chromosome A2, O.geoffroyi_Oge1_pat1.0, whole genome shotgun sequence genome containing:
- the BHLHE40 gene encoding class E basic helix-loop-helix protein 40 — protein: MERIPSAQPPPACLPKAPGLEPGDLPGMDFAHMYQVFKSKRGIKRSEDSKETYKLPHRLIEKKRRDRINECIAQLKDLLPEHLKLTTLGHLEKAVVLELTLKHVKALTNLIDQQQQKIIALQSGLQAGELSGRNVEAGQEMFCSGFQTCAREVLQYLAKHENTRDLKSSQLVTHLHRVVSELLQGGTSRKPSDPAPKAMDFKEKPSSLAKGSEGPGKNCVPVIQRTFAHSSGEQSGSDTDTDSGYGGESEKSDLRGEQPYFKSDHGRRFTMGERIGVIKQESEEPPTKKSRMQLSDDEGHFTGSDLISSPFLGPHPHQPPFCLPFYLIPPSATAYLPMLEKCWYPTSVPVLYPGLNASAAALTSFMNPDKISAPLLMPQRLPSPLPAHPAIDSSALLQALKQIPPLNLETKD